A genomic stretch from Lathyrus oleraceus cultivar Zhongwan6 chromosome 2, CAAS_Psat_ZW6_1.0, whole genome shotgun sequence includes:
- the LOC127121950 gene encoding uncharacterized protein LOC127121950, which yields MERDWANLEALGLILDKLYERVDQIWFGAVCKNWLSVAKLNHQNQELRNNVLPMLMIPKTNLSLYGISSNTTYEFQFPIPYYDNCCGCSHGWITTIHTKYHAYFALDIFITMFNPFKTVSPITLPPLRTYSDYYEGLLPKVTLSADPITSPNDYVVAVIYHRTLAIFNAGQPRWTSISYYGFIFMDVMFDGDLVYGLTKHHRLLSSDLSYLHEGDITTTINCISNSSFRKDLKCYLVKSLEGDLWMVRKLLNDRIMIKFEVFKLQLNAQREKVKWIVKLKSLGDNVLFVGDCDSISASASCFSGRLKQDSIYHINRAKHYTSFGQYWETFNVEIYNVKDGSICHQYAENSFLKHVPPPLWVALPFQ from the coding sequence ATGGAGCGAGATTGGGCAAATTTAGAAGCGCTTGGATTGATTTTAGATAAATTATATGAAAGGGTTGATCAAATCTGGTTTGGTGCTGTGTGCAAGAATTGGCTATCAGTTGCAAAGCTTAACCATCAAAATCAAGAGTTGAGAAATAATGTATTACCCATGCTTATGATCCCTAAAACAAACCTATCTTTGTATGGCATTTCATCCAACACAACATATGAATTTCAATTTCCAATTCCTTACTATGATAACTGTTGTGGATGTAGCCATGGATGGATTACAACAATCCATACAAAATACCATGCATATTTTGCTTTGGATATATTCATAACTATGTTTAATCCTTTTAAGACTGTTTCTCCTATTACTCTTCCACCTCTCAGAACATATAGTGATTATTATGAAGGACTATTGCCTAAGGTTACTCTTTCTGCTGACCCTATAACAAGCCCAAATGATTACGTAGTTGCAGTAATTTATCATAGGACTCTAGCTATTTTTAATGCGGGGCAACCCCGTTGGACTTCCATAAGCTATTACGGTTTTATTTTTATGGATGTCATGTTTGACGGAGATTTAGTATATGGTTTGACAAAACATCACAGGCTATTATCCTCCGATCTTAGTTATTTACACGAGGGAGATATCACAACGACAATAAATTGCATTTCCAATTCATCTTTTCGTAAAGATTTGAAATGTTATCTTGTGAAGTCATTAGAGGGAGACTTGTGGATGGTGAGAAAGCTTCTGAATGATAGGATAATGATCAAATTTGAAGTGTTCAAGTTACAACTCAATGCTCAAAGGGAAAAGGTCAAGTGGATAGTAAAACTTAAAAGTCTTGGGGACAACGTTTTATTCGTGGGAGATTGTGATTCGATTTCTGCGTCAGCTTCTTGTTTCTCTGGTCGATTGAAACAAGATTCTATCTATCATATTAACAGGGCTAAACATTATACGTCATTTGGACAATATTGGGAAACATTCAATGTAGAAATATATAATGTAAAAGATGGAAGCATTTGTCATCAATATGCAGAAAATTCTTTCCTCAAACATGTGCCACCTCCTCTTTGGGTTGCACTTCCTTTTCAATGA